The following are encoded together in the Pedobacter steynii genome:
- a CDS encoding winged helix-turn-helix transcriptional regulator: MTAENETPSACAGSSSRAVRDALDVLTGKWKLPILMAISIGAIRFRKIANEIPGITDKMLSKELKDLEINRLIERTVLPTFPPTVEYSLTRHGRTLDKVIAELSAWGAAHRKEVTGN; this comes from the coding sequence ATGACAGCAGAAAATGAAACTCCATCAGCATGTGCAGGCAGTAGTTCCCGCGCTGTGCGGGATGCCCTAGATGTATTAACTGGAAAGTGGAAACTCCCAATATTGATGGCGATTTCTATTGGTGCAATCAGATTTCGAAAGATTGCGAATGAAATCCCGGGTATTACGGATAAAATGCTTTCCAAAGAACTGAAAGATCTCGAAATAAACCGCCTCATCGAAAGAACTGTTCTCCCCACATTTCCACCGACAGTAGAATATTCGCTTACCAGGCATGGCAGAACACTGGATAAGGTTATTGCAGAATTATCTGCCTGGGGGGCCGCTCATAGAAAAGAGGTCACAGGCAACTAG
- a CDS encoding SusC/RagA family TonB-linked outer membrane protein — protein MKLTSMLLMVSIMQVSASSFGQRITLNKQHAKMQIIFKEILKQSGYDFVYDKTVLQNVKPISLHVTNATIEDALIACFSGLPLTYQIKDKIVVVKAKEKGIFDVITNFFANIDIRGRVTDEKGMGLAGATVRIKNDLKKTTTTDANGFFFLKGVDEQALLTIGYVGYQTKELKANENLSAIRLELSNSTLDNVQVIGYGTTTRRLNTGNVSTVKAEVLEQQPVSQPLLALEGLVPGLFIQQSSGLPGAPVKVQMRGTNSMQSGTYPLYIIDGVPFNGAPVADQNTGATGFGGQANGGSDPLNLINPTDIESIDVLKDADATSIYGSRGANGVILITTKKGKSGKARLNFNAYSGVGKVTRMLPTLSTSEYLAIRRQAFANDNITPTAANAPDLLQWKPDQNTDYQKMLIGGTSHLTDINSSISGGDQLTTFLLSGTFHNETTVMPGDSRYRRGSVNMKVNHTSADGRLKVDLSTIYAKDNNLIYGSDFTGSSVTYPNNYPLYDANGQLYWGSGISNPLAEVRKYLKTATDNLILNAAISYKILPDLQIKTSLGHNGIGFDQKMIIPGDAYDPAYRAPATGMYSINNTKSYIAEPQLDYNVAIKKGKLSATLGGTWQYTQYNQPLYVIGRGFASKSLMENHASASTIFINQSASAEYKYLSVFGRLNYTWDGKYILNGTFRRDGSSRFGPDKRFGNFGSVGAGWIFSEESVIKNSKWLSYGKLRGSYGIVGNDQIGNYKYQNTYGSSDFPYGTASGYVPSGVANEQLHWESTYKLEAGLDLGFLNNKLLLNSAIFRNRSGNLLAAYPLSPQSGFASYTANIDAMIQNTGFELEIKANPIAQKDFSWNTSFNISFYKNKLLAFPDLLTSTYANAYVIGQPLSLIALYHSTGFTNGQATVQDANNDGVISRGLMANGLGDYIIAGSNDPKYYGGLSNSISYKKFQLDFLFNFVKQKKYGITSFPGLLSNQYRDVLNSQFTPSTQSSSASYNSYVNYYLTSDAAFADASFIRLKNVSISYTLPDRWKKAMGMANCRLYIRGQNLLTITNYKGFDPETNITPGRVNNPFISPLSTPTMPSLKTFTAGIQFSY, from the coding sequence ATGAAACTAACCAGTATGCTGTTGATGGTCTCTATAATGCAGGTTAGCGCCAGTAGTTTTGGGCAAAGAATAACGCTCAACAAGCAACATGCAAAAATGCAGATCATCTTCAAAGAGATTCTCAAACAAAGTGGTTATGATTTTGTATATGACAAAACTGTCTTGCAAAACGTAAAACCCATTAGCTTACATGTAACAAATGCGACTATCGAAGATGCATTAATCGCTTGCTTTTCGGGACTGCCCCTTACTTACCAGATTAAAGACAAAATAGTGGTGGTGAAGGCCAAAGAAAAGGGGATTTTCGATGTGATCACAAACTTCTTCGCTAATATAGATATCCGGGGGAGGGTAACGGATGAAAAAGGCATGGGACTTGCCGGAGCCACAGTTCGTATCAAAAATGATCTGAAGAAAACAACAACAACTGATGCTAACGGATTTTTTTTCCTAAAAGGTGTAGATGAACAGGCGTTACTCACAATAGGTTACGTTGGATATCAGACTAAAGAACTTAAGGCCAACGAAAACTTAAGTGCCATTCGCCTGGAGCTCAGTAATTCAACTTTGGATAATGTGCAGGTAATCGGTTACGGAACAACTACCAGACGCTTGAATACAGGTAATGTATCTACTGTTAAGGCTGAAGTATTGGAACAGCAGCCAGTATCACAACCACTTTTGGCCCTCGAAGGATTAGTACCAGGACTTTTTATACAGCAGTCATCAGGACTGCCGGGAGCACCGGTCAAGGTACAGATGCGTGGAACCAACTCTATGCAGTCTGGCACCTATCCCCTATATATCATTGATGGTGTACCGTTCAACGGAGCGCCAGTCGCCGATCAAAACACAGGAGCCACAGGTTTCGGCGGACAAGCAAATGGCGGCAGTGATCCTCTGAATCTCATCAATCCTACCGACATTGAAAGTATTGATGTACTTAAAGACGCCGATGCAACTTCTATTTATGGTTCAAGAGGCGCCAATGGTGTAATATTGATCACCACAAAAAAAGGAAAATCAGGTAAGGCCCGCTTAAATTTTAACGCTTATAGCGGTGTCGGAAAGGTAACCAGGATGCTGCCAACACTCAGCACTTCAGAATACCTGGCTATCCGCCGACAAGCTTTTGCCAATGACAACATTACGCCAACTGCGGCGAATGCGCCAGATCTTCTCCAATGGAAACCCGATCAAAATACCGATTACCAAAAGATGTTAATTGGAGGTACGTCGCACCTTACTGATATCAATTCCTCCATTTCCGGAGGCGATCAGCTGACTACGTTTTTATTGAGCGGTACTTTTCATAACGAAACTACAGTAATGCCCGGGGATTCCCGTTACCGGAGGGGTTCTGTAAATATGAAAGTGAATCATACCTCTGCCGACGGTCGGTTAAAGGTTGATCTAAGTACCATATATGCCAAAGATAATAACCTGATTTATGGTAGTGATTTTACCGGCAGCAGCGTAACTTATCCCAATAACTATCCACTTTACGATGCTAACGGGCAACTTTATTGGGGATCGGGTATCAGCAATCCTTTAGCCGAAGTCAGGAAATATCTTAAAACTGCTACCGATAATCTGATACTAAACGCTGCGATTAGTTACAAAATCTTACCGGATTTGCAGATTAAAACAAGTCTGGGCCACAATGGCATAGGTTTCGATCAGAAAATGATCATTCCAGGTGACGCATACGACCCCGCATACCGCGCTCCGGCAACAGGAATGTACAGCATCAACAATACCAAATCCTACATAGCTGAACCGCAATTAGATTATAACGTCGCTATAAAAAAGGGTAAATTAAGCGCAACCTTGGGCGGCACCTGGCAATACACTCAATATAATCAGCCTTTATATGTTATCGGCCGGGGCTTTGCATCCAAATCATTAATGGAGAACCATGCATCGGCAAGCACTATTTTCATCAATCAAAGCGCCAGCGCTGAGTATAAGTATTTGTCTGTATTTGGCAGACTGAATTACACCTGGGATGGAAAATATATCCTGAACGGGACGTTCAGAAGAGACGGATCGTCCAGATTTGGTCCTGATAAGCGATTCGGAAACTTCGGTTCTGTGGGTGCTGGCTGGATATTTTCTGAGGAATCTGTAATTAAAAACTCAAAATGGCTTAGCTATGGAAAGCTAAGAGGTAGCTATGGGATTGTGGGGAATGATCAGATTGGGAATTACAAATATCAGAATACCTATGGATCTTCTGATTTTCCCTATGGTACCGCATCTGGCTATGTCCCTTCAGGAGTTGCCAATGAACAGCTACATTGGGAGAGCACCTATAAACTGGAGGCTGGTTTAGACTTGGGCTTTTTGAACAATAAATTATTACTTAATAGCGCCATATTTCGTAACCGTTCAGGTAATTTACTTGCTGCTTATCCCCTTTCACCACAGTCTGGCTTCGCCTCCTATACTGCCAATATTGATGCCATGATACAAAATACAGGATTTGAGTTAGAGATAAAGGCAAATCCCATTGCGCAAAAGGATTTCAGCTGGAATACATCATTCAATATTTCATTTTACAAAAACAAGTTGCTGGCCTTTCCTGATCTGTTAACTTCAACTTATGCGAACGCTTACGTAATTGGGCAGCCACTAAGTTTGATCGCATTGTACCATTCCACGGGCTTTACAAACGGCCAGGCTACCGTGCAGGATGCAAATAACGACGGTGTAATCAGCCGGGGTTTAATGGCTAACGGATTGGGGGATTATATAATCGCCGGGAGCAATGATCCTAAATATTACGGCGGATTGAGCAATAGTATCAGTTACAAAAAATTTCAGCTTGACTTTCTGTTCAATTTTGTGAAACAAAAAAAATACGGTATCACCAGTTTTCCAGGGCTGTTGTCTAATCAGTATAGAGATGTGCTAAATAGCCAGTTTACCCCAAGTACGCAATCATCGTCAGCTTCCTACAATTCATATGTCAATTATTACCTGACTTCCGACGCTGCGTTTGCTGACGCCTCCTTTATCAGATTAAAGAATGTTTCTATATCCTATACACTTCCTGATCGCTGGAAAAAAGCAATGGGCATGGCTAACTGCAGGTTATATATCCGTGGGCAAAACCTGCTGACAATAACCAACTATAAAGGGTTTGATCCCGAAACTAATATTACTCCCGGCAGAGTAAATAACCCGTTTATTTCTCCCTTAAGTACACCAACTATGCCTTCGCTAAAAACGTTCACTGCTGGAATTCAATTTTCATATTAA
- a CDS encoding phage integrase SAM-like domain-containing protein yields MNVTLRKKKISGGRKISLYLDYYPPILHPETGKFTRREFLSLYLLVRPRTEMELELNRKTLTLAKNICADRQIEISYKRFGFLEKDNRLGSFVQFFKDLEKKSGDKGFEMARRYFEAYAGPDIRFIDVDEEFAEEYRDYLLSKPKIGKNAVKGISNNSAKTYFGKFRTVLKAAFKKKLYDTNLYDEVDPIKEIDSNREWLTYDEFLLLANTRSHCTFR; encoded by the coding sequence ATGAATGTTACATTGAGAAAGAAAAAGATTAGTGGAGGAAGGAAAATTTCACTGTACCTGGATTATTATCCACCTATCCTGCATCCTGAAACCGGCAAATTTACCAGACGGGAGTTTTTGTCTCTTTATTTGCTCGTTAGGCCTAGAACAGAGATGGAACTTGAACTTAACAGGAAGACTTTAACTCTGGCAAAAAATATCTGTGCAGACCGGCAAATTGAAATTTCATATAAAAGGTTTGGATTCCTTGAAAAAGACAACAGACTGGGTAGTTTTGTCCAATTCTTTAAGGATCTAGAGAAGAAAAGTGGGGACAAAGGTTTCGAAATGGCTAGAAGATACTTTGAAGCCTATGCAGGACCGGATATACGATTTATCGATGTCGATGAGGAATTTGCAGAAGAATACCGTGATTACCTATTATCCAAACCGAAAATTGGCAAAAATGCTGTTAAAGGAATTAGTAATAATTCTGCAAAGACCTATTTTGGCAAGTTCAGAACAGTATTAAAAGCAGCTTTCAAGAAGAAACTGTATGATACCAATTTGTACGACGAGGTTGATCCAATTAAGGAAATTGATTCAAATAGAGAATGGCTGACATATGATGAATTTTTATTATTAGCGAATACTCGCTCACATTGTACATTTCGGTGA
- a CDS encoding RNA polymerase sigma factor, translated as MKRGTDLKNEWNNFINNASESAYYQLYAHYHKYFFYIGVKKGALSEKIGDCVHDLFLYIFENRDKLSSIRDHHNYLLTSFLRALFKKDHFSSEETQELASLEEILIVPASDEQIMTTDTGNQVKLILQHYIDELSVSQARMIYEKFYLGLSYEEIATTHQITVRTAYNTIFKAIHKLRKHIGDNKAASLITAIATLSLLFLILYS; from the coding sequence GTGAAAAGGGGAACTGACTTAAAAAACGAGTGGAACAACTTCATCAACAATGCTAGCGAATCTGCTTATTATCAACTCTATGCTCATTACCACAAGTACTTTTTTTATATAGGGGTAAAAAAGGGAGCTCTATCTGAAAAAATCGGAGATTGTGTACACGATCTTTTCCTCTATATTTTTGAAAACCGGGATAAACTCTCCAGTATCAGAGATCATCATAATTATCTACTCACTTCCTTTTTACGTGCCTTGTTCAAAAAAGATCATTTCAGTTCCGAAGAAACTCAGGAATTAGCATCATTAGAAGAGATTTTGATTGTACCCGCTTCAGATGAGCAGATAATGACTACGGATACAGGTAATCAGGTTAAACTTATCCTCCAGCATTACATAGATGAACTATCGGTAAGCCAAGCCAGAATGATTTATGAGAAATTCTATTTGGGTTTAAGTTATGAAGAAATTGCAACAACACACCAAATCACCGTACGTACAGCTTATAATACCATCTTTAAAGCTATTCATAAGTTGCGAAAACACATCGGAGACAATAAAGCTGCCAGTCTTATCACAGCAATCGCAACCTTATCTCTGCTATTTTTAATACTTTACAGTTAG
- a CDS encoding FecR family protein: MKESDLSKLVSQESFLNYCFKSNTNDVTYWEKWLKENPQHKDQVEEIKTTLLLLPIPAGEKVIDHDFKILKNSIANLNKVSPLKPSIKLWPLIAGITAILAVIVSVILFFNYRSKTRFNSDAIRLSNDLTPGGNKAILTLANGKTINLSDSKSGIVIKATGLTYNDGTAINYIQVKNSEISVIATPRGGQYSIELPDGTTVTLNASSTLKFPSTFQGLVNRTVELAGEGYFQVAHDKQHPFLVKSAGQTIEVLGTHFNINSYTDEPTITTTLLEGRVKVSSLHGAREVETILKPGEQSRLNHDGKLLIATVNPEEAIAWKNGYFLLDDDNFQSVMNKISRWYDVEVVYESMPRSLRLEGRISRARKLSAVLNALQETGKVHFKIEGRRVTVID, encoded by the coding sequence ATGAAGGAATCAGACCTAAGCAAGCTTGTTAGCCAGGAGAGTTTTCTGAACTATTGTTTCAAAAGCAATACTAACGATGTTACTTATTGGGAAAAGTGGTTAAAGGAAAATCCTCAACATAAAGATCAGGTTGAAGAAATAAAGACCACTCTTTTGCTTTTGCCTATACCAGCTGGAGAGAAGGTAATTGACCACGATTTTAAGATTTTGAAGAATAGCATTGCTAATTTAAATAAAGTTAGCCCATTAAAACCTTCCATTAAACTTTGGCCGCTCATCGCTGGAATTACAGCAATTCTTGCGGTTATTGTTTCAGTAATACTGTTTTTCAATTATCGTAGTAAAACAAGGTTTAATAGTGATGCTATTCGCCTGTCAAATGACCTTACACCAGGAGGTAACAAGGCGATCCTAACACTCGCCAATGGCAAAACGATCAACTTGAGTGATTCCAAATCCGGCATTGTAATCAAAGCCACCGGACTGACTTATAACGACGGCACCGCTATAAATTACATACAAGTGAAAAATTCTGAAATCTCGGTTATAGCCACACCACGCGGCGGACAATATAGCATAGAACTGCCGGATGGCACAACTGTGACCTTAAACGCCTCCAGCACCCTCAAATTCCCTTCAACATTTCAAGGATTAGTCAATAGAACTGTTGAGCTGGCTGGCGAAGGTTACTTTCAGGTTGCTCACGATAAACAACATCCCTTTCTTGTGAAAAGTGCCGGACAAACAATTGAAGTATTGGGTACCCATTTTAATATCAACAGCTATACAGATGAGCCAACAATTACTACCACACTGCTGGAAGGTCGTGTAAAGGTCTCTTCATTACATGGAGCCAGGGAGGTCGAAACCATCCTGAAACCAGGTGAGCAGTCCCGGCTTAATCACGATGGAAAGCTGCTAATTGCAACAGTAAATCCGGAAGAGGCAATTGCCTGGAAGAATGGTTATTTTTTATTAGATGATGACAATTTTCAGAGCGTCATGAATAAAATATCCAGATGGTATGATGTGGAGGTCGTCTATGAGTCCATGCCTAGAAGCTTACGATTAGAGGGGAGAATTTCCCGTGCCAGAAAATTATCTGCGGTGCTCAATGCACTTCAGGAAACAGGAAAAGTTCACTTTAAAATTGAAGGAAGGAGGGTGACCGTTATAGACTAA
- a CDS encoding SDR family oxidoreductase: MILITGATGHLGNATIDSLLKKGINPSMVSAFIRDEAKAISLKERGINLVKGDFEDYQSLLLAFKNVDTLFFVSSSDIFKRQEQHENVIRAAKEVGVRRIVFTSVTRKSEDGSSAITALTSSLISTEKMIKEGGFTYTLLKNPLYADVLPLFLGADVLTNGVFLPTENGKASFVTREDLGEAAAEVLMGTSHDGKEYILANEVNYSFQDVADILSSLLGKTISYNSPSVEAYTQILVQAGVPAENIIGLVSFLKAIKQGEFQTDHTDLPVLLGRKPTSLSSYLNTVYFKDKNI; encoded by the coding sequence ATGATTTTAATTACAGGGGCAACAGGTCACTTGGGAAATGCAACTATTGATTCTTTGCTAAAAAAGGGGATTAACCCTAGTATGGTTTCTGCATTCATTCGGGACGAAGCAAAAGCTATTTCACTAAAGGAAAGAGGAATAAATCTTGTAAAAGGAGATTTTGAAGATTACCAGTCTTTATTGCTAGCTTTTAAAAATGTTGACACTCTTTTCTTTGTGTCGAGTAGCGATATTTTTAAACGCCAAGAGCAACATGAAAATGTCATCAGGGCAGCCAAAGAAGTCGGTGTAAGACGTATAGTTTTTACCAGTGTTACCAGGAAAAGTGAAGACGGTTCTTCAGCGATCACAGCACTTACCTCATCTCTGATAAGCACTGAAAAGATGATCAAGGAAGGCGGGTTTACCTATACATTGTTGAAAAATCCTTTGTATGCTGATGTGCTTCCTCTTTTTTTAGGGGCTGATGTACTGACCAATGGTGTATTTCTCCCTACAGAAAATGGTAAAGCGAGTTTTGTCACCAGAGAGGATCTGGGAGAAGCTGCAGCTGAGGTATTAATGGGAACAAGTCATGATGGCAAAGAATATATCCTTGCTAATGAAGTGAATTATTCTTTTCAGGATGTAGCAGATATATTAAGCAGCCTGTTAGGTAAAACAATTTCCTACAACAGCCCATCTGTTGAAGCCTATACGCAGATCTTGGTTCAGGCAGGAGTTCCTGCTGAAAATATCATTGGTTTAGTGTCATTTTTAAAGGCCATCAAGCAGGGAGAGTTTCAGACTGACCATACAGATCTTCCTGTTCTGTTAGGTAGGAAGCCAACCTCACTTAGCTCGTATTTAAATACAGTGTACTTCAAGGATAAGAATATTTAA
- a CDS encoding DsbA family oxidoreductase, with protein MKISLSLLLTSLFFFTACAQKKSDKLTIKVMTTNKMRVDIWSDVMCPFCYIGKRKFETALAAFPDRKSVEVVWHSFQINPTLAHQPDKDFYTYVAELKGQSREWSIRIHESLIQTAKSVGLDYRLDQAKITNSFDAHRVIQLAKKDHLTNEVEERFFKAYFTEGALMSDHATLIKLAVEAGLAEHEVRQVLDSDRYADDVKKDGEKVKSLGASGVPFFLMNQKYAVSGAQTSEFFTETLTRAFKSWRADNPASLEINNGPICTPEGKCE; from the coding sequence ATGAAAATATCATTAAGCCTTTTGCTGACAAGTCTGTTTTTTTTCACTGCTTGTGCACAAAAGAAATCAGATAAATTAACTATAAAAGTTATGACAACAAATAAAATGAGAGTCGATATATGGAGCGATGTAATGTGCCCTTTTTGCTACATAGGTAAAAGAAAGTTTGAAACAGCTTTAGCTGCATTTCCTGACAGGAAATCAGTTGAAGTGGTATGGCACAGCTTTCAGATAAACCCAACCTTAGCGCATCAGCCTGACAAGGATTTTTACACGTATGTCGCCGAATTAAAAGGACAGAGTAGAGAATGGTCAATCAGAATTCATGAATCTCTGATACAGACGGCAAAAAGCGTAGGTCTTGATTATCGACTCGATCAGGCAAAGATCACGAACTCTTTCGATGCACACCGCGTTATTCAGCTGGCAAAGAAAGATCATCTCACCAACGAAGTGGAAGAACGCTTCTTCAAAGCATACTTCACTGAAGGTGCGCTGATGAGCGACCATGCAACACTTATTAAATTGGCCGTAGAAGCAGGCCTTGCGGAACATGAAGTAAGGCAGGTACTAGATTCAGACCGGTATGCAGATGATGTGAAAAAAGACGGGGAGAAAGTAAAAAGTCTTGGAGCCAGCGGTGTTCCGTTTTTTCTAATGAATCAAAAATATGCTGTAAGCGGTGCTCAGACATCCGAGTTTTTTACTGAAACATTGACAAGAGCATTTAAGTCCTGGCGTGCTGATAATCCGGCTTCTCTGGAAATCAATAATGGTCCTATTTGTACACCCGAAGGCAAATGTGAATAA
- a CDS encoding TlpA disulfide reductase family protein, with amino-acid sequence MKTQLFWSLVLVPVMGWAQSNSFTIKIKAGDLIAPARAYLSYKDGENRVKDSAIFSNGTVQFRGLVSEPKQADLIIDRQGIGADNIPYGKGDIFNFYLEKGTIVITTKDSIKSAVISGSALSNEYLAYKKLKSRQTADLAALMVDYSIISDAKKKDTVFMNAFMAKYFKISNEIKVIDEKYITDHPDSYVSLGAMSGFTSMDMDVKKAEKLFKSLSARMHDTEIGRQIEKVILTAKLTAIGNIAPDFIQNDINDKPVKLSDFRGKYVLLDFWASWCGPCRAENPNYVKAYHQYKNKNFDILGVSLDRPGKKADWLAAIKKDGLVWTQVSDLKFWNNNAAKLYGIKGIPQNFLIDPSGKIVASNLRGEELNKKMKELFGD; translated from the coding sequence ATGAAAACACAACTATTTTGGTCTTTAGTGTTGGTCCCTGTAATGGGATGGGCACAAAGCAACAGCTTTACGATTAAAATTAAAGCGGGTGATTTAATTGCACCGGCCAGGGCGTATCTTTCTTACAAGGATGGCGAAAATCGCGTTAAAGACTCTGCAATTTTCAGTAACGGAACAGTACAGTTTCGGGGATTGGTATCTGAGCCAAAACAAGCAGATTTAATTATAGATCGCCAGGGCATTGGCGCAGATAACATCCCATATGGGAAAGGCGATATTTTTAACTTTTACCTGGAAAAGGGCACAATCGTCATCACTACCAAAGATTCCATAAAATCAGCAGTCATTAGTGGTTCTGCGCTGTCAAACGAATATCTAGCCTATAAAAAATTAAAGTCTCGCCAAACGGCAGATTTAGCCGCATTAATGGTCGATTATTCAATAATTTCGGACGCAAAAAAAAAGGATACTGTATTCATGAATGCTTTTATGGCGAAGTATTTCAAAATATCAAATGAAATTAAAGTGATTGACGAGAAATATATCACTGATCACCCGGATTCGTATGTAAGTCTTGGAGCTATGAGTGGATTCACTTCAATGGATATGGATGTTAAAAAGGCTGAGAAACTTTTTAAAAGCCTGTCAGCTCGAATGCATGATACAGAGATTGGCAGGCAAATTGAAAAAGTAATCCTCACTGCAAAGCTGACTGCTATCGGAAACATCGCCCCAGATTTTATTCAAAATGACATCAATGACAAGCCGGTTAAACTTAGCGATTTCCGGGGTAAATACGTCTTATTAGATTTTTGGGCGTCATGGTGCGGCCCCTGCCGTGCAGAAAATCCGAACTATGTCAAGGCTTACCATCAATACAAAAATAAAAACTTTGATATTTTGGGTGTATCACTGGACAGGCCAGGGAAAAAAGCGGATTGGCTCGCTGCTATTAAAAAAGATGGCCTGGTATGGACCCAGGTATCTGACCTCAAGTTCTGGAATAATAATGCGGCCAAACTATATGGGATTAAGGGTATTCCTCAAAATTTCCTGATCGATCCCAGCGGTAAAATAGTTGCCTCCAATCTCAGGGGTGAGGAGCTCAATAAAAAAATGAAAGAATTATTTGGTGACTAA
- a CDS encoding DoxX family protein, with protein MNVKVVKIIYWTSTIFVALVGLLGILNILQIDALVKTNRELGLPQYLLPFLGTVKVLGAIAILVPSLKKFHEAAYAGFIFYFIGATYVLIANGAGIDKYGVTLLITAATAVSYISYLKLKK; from the coding sequence ATGAATGTTAAAGTTGTAAAAATAATATATTGGACATCGACAATTTTTGTCGCATTGGTCGGACTTTTAGGCATCCTGAATATACTTCAGATTGATGCTTTGGTAAAAACGAACCGGGAACTTGGTCTTCCCCAGTACCTATTGCCCTTTCTAGGGACTGTAAAAGTCCTCGGAGCAATAGCTATTCTGGTTCCGTCCCTGAAGAAATTTCACGAAGCAGCCTATGCGGGCTTTATTTTTTATTTTATCGGAGCCACCTATGTGCTAATCGCTAATGGTGCAGGAATTGATAAATATGGTGTAACACTTTTAATCACAGCAGCTACAGCAGTTTCTTATATTTCTTATTTGAAACTAAAAAAATAA
- a CDS encoding RagB/SusD family nutrient uptake outer membrane protein: MKNLIKNNIYYCLVLLTLCSCKKLIDVKGAGETLVTSSIFADSTTAHAALNGMYSELYNRSGLSIYAYRSSLLPAESADELIPVQNTFDDFYNNSLLATDNNIKDWWSNSYNIIYQANKIIEGANASESLSLSLKKQLTAESKFIRAFCSFYLVNYFGSIPLLTTSDLQVINTAPASTTSQVYTQIIADLSEARDALPKDYSWSGGNRTRVNSFVASAMLARVYLYTGQWALAEEEATKVINQTSLYDIVLNPNNVFLANSKEAIWQFYTNAYRCTYFALQLIPTGLAVPKYAVNSVLYNAFENGDTRKSNWINSLSVSGTFYTYPYKYKTNTKTNTEFEMVLRLAEQYLIRAEARTQQNNTDRAQDDLNVIRRRAGLLKTTASDKASLLLAIERERQVELCFEWGHRWLDLKRTNRANTVIGAQKPTSWQSTDVLYPIPQSAISTNRSLVQNEGYK; encoded by the coding sequence ATGAAAAATCTGATTAAAAATAATATATATTACTGTCTTGTGCTGCTTACCTTATGCAGCTGCAAAAAACTGATTGATGTAAAAGGTGCCGGCGAGACATTGGTGACTTCCTCCATCTTTGCTGACTCTACTACTGCGCATGCAGCTTTAAACGGGATGTATTCGGAATTGTACAACAGATCAGGGTTGAGTATCTATGCCTACCGTAGCAGTCTGCTACCTGCGGAATCGGCGGATGAACTGATCCCTGTACAAAACACATTCGATGACTTTTACAACAATAGCTTACTAGCGACTGATAATAATATAAAGGATTGGTGGTCCAACAGCTATAATATCATTTACCAGGCCAATAAAATTATAGAAGGCGCCAATGCTTCGGAGTCACTTTCGCTGTCGTTAAAAAAACAGCTGACTGCTGAATCCAAGTTCATTCGGGCATTTTGCAGCTTCTATCTCGTCAATTATTTTGGAAGTATACCACTTTTAACGACCAGTGATCTACAAGTCATTAATACGGCCCCAGCCTCAACCACAAGCCAGGTTTACACCCAGATCATAGCCGATTTGTCTGAGGCAAGGGATGCGCTGCCTAAAGATTATAGCTGGTCCGGAGGCAATCGTACACGAGTAAACAGTTTTGTTGCATCGGCTATGCTCGCCAGGGTTTATTTGTATACCGGACAATGGGCACTTGCCGAAGAAGAGGCAACCAAAGTGATCAATCAAACTAGTCTTTATGATATCGTTCTTAATCCTAATAATGTATTTCTGGCAAACAGTAAGGAGGCGATCTGGCAGTTTTATACAAATGCTTACAGGTGCACCTATTTTGCGTTACAATTAATTCCAACCGGCTTGGCTGTACCGAAATATGCTGTTAATAGTGTTTTGTATAACGCATTTGAAAATGGTGACACCCGTAAATCCAACTGGATTAATAGTCTATCTGTATCAGGAACTTTCTATACTTACCCTTACAAGTACAAAACAAATACAAAGACCAATACCGAGTTTGAAATGGTGTTGCGACTGGCAGAACAATACCTGATCAGGGCTGAAGCCCGTACCCAGCAGAACAATACGGACAGGGCTCAAGACGATTTAAACGTAATCCGTCGCCGGGCAGGGTTACTCAAAACAACAGCATCCGATAAAGCCTCCTTATTATTGGCGATTGAGCGGGAAAGGCAGGTTGAACTGTGCTTTGAATGGGGACACCGTTGGCTTGATCTGAAAAGAACAAACCGTGCCAATACTGTTATTGGTGCACAAAAGCCGACCAGCTGGCAATCCACGGATGTTCTATATCCGATACCGCAATCCGCTATTTCAACAAATCGCAGTTTGGTTCAAAATGAGGGATACAAATAG